The Corallococcus exiguus genome includes a window with the following:
- a CDS encoding sterol desaturase family protein gives MDMSHIPDLITPAIPVFVITVIAEALWVRKLRQERGESIKGHTWKDTFASLSMGLGNVAVSVFWKGVAFAGYAALYHLTPLRMGHGLVAWVLLFFLEDLCYYAFHRVHHESRLFWASHVVHHSSQHYNLSTALRQTWTPMTGWVFWVPLALLGFSPEMIVTQQAVSLLYQYWIHTEAIDRLPRPVEWLFNTPSHHRAHHASNAAYIDVNYAGILIIWDRLFGTFVPETERPIYGLTKNLTTHNPVRIAFNEFAAIARDAARPGPLSQRLGYIFRNPAWKPKGALPPSESPPVEAAPSAP, from the coding sequence ATGGACATGTCGCACATCCCCGACCTCATCACCCCGGCCATCCCGGTGTTCGTCATCACCGTCATCGCCGAGGCCCTCTGGGTGCGCAAGCTGCGGCAGGAGCGCGGCGAGAGCATCAAGGGCCACACGTGGAAGGACACGTTCGCCAGTCTCTCCATGGGCCTGGGCAACGTGGCGGTGAGCGTGTTCTGGAAGGGCGTGGCGTTCGCGGGCTACGCGGCGCTCTACCACCTGACGCCGCTGCGCATGGGCCACGGGCTGGTGGCGTGGGTGCTGCTCTTCTTCCTGGAAGACCTCTGCTACTACGCCTTCCACCGCGTCCACCACGAGAGCCGCCTCTTCTGGGCGTCGCACGTGGTGCACCACTCCAGCCAGCACTACAACCTGTCCACGGCGCTGCGGCAGACGTGGACGCCGATGACGGGCTGGGTGTTCTGGGTGCCGCTGGCGCTGCTGGGCTTCTCCCCGGAGATGATCGTCACGCAGCAGGCCGTGAGCCTGCTGTACCAGTACTGGATCCACACGGAGGCCATCGACCGGCTGCCGCGCCCCGTGGAGTGGCTGTTCAACACGCCGTCGCACCACCGCGCGCACCACGCCTCCAACGCGGCCTACATCGACGTGAACTACGCGGGCATCCTCATCATCTGGGACCGCCTCTTCGGCACGTTCGTCCCGGAGACCGAGCGCCCCATCTACGGGCTGACGAAGAACCTCACCACGCACAACCCGGTGCGCATCGCGTTCAACGAGTTCGCCGCCATCGCGAGGGACGCGGCCCGCCCGGGACCGTTGAGCCAGCGGCTGGGCTACATCTTCCGCAACCCGGCCTGGAAGCCCAAGGGGGCGCTGCCGCCGTCGGAGTCCCCGCCCGTGGAAGCCGCGCCCTCGGCACCGTAG
- a CDS encoding F0F1 ATP synthase subunit epsilon produces MAKLTVEIVTPEKRILSVQADEAIVPGGEGLFGVRPGHTPFLSLVEPGTLTLIEAGKQDRYFVAGGFVEVSNDKVLVLADAAEHVNGIDVAGARRRMEEAQARLKDLNAADARYALEQAAVRREAARISASESR; encoded by the coding sequence ATGGCCAAGCTGACTGTCGAGATCGTCACCCCCGAGAAGCGCATCCTGTCCGTGCAGGCCGACGAGGCCATCGTGCCGGGCGGAGAGGGCCTGTTCGGCGTGCGTCCCGGCCACACGCCGTTCCTGTCGCTGGTGGAGCCGGGCACGCTCACCCTCATCGAGGCGGGCAAGCAGGACCGCTACTTCGTGGCCGGAGGCTTCGTGGAGGTGAGCAACGACAAGGTGCTGGTGCTGGCGGACGCCGCCGAGCACGTCAACGGCATCGACGTCGCGGGTGCCCGCCGCCGCATGGAAGAGGCGCAGGCGCGCCTCAAGGACCTGAACGCCGCGGACGCGCGCTACGCGCTGGAGCAGGCCGCGGTGCGCCGCGAGGCCGCGCGCATCAGCGCCTCCGAGTCCCGCTAA
- a CDS encoding cytochrome ubiquinol oxidase subunit I, translating into MTDLLYARAQMGLSLAFHIVFAAAGVALPVLMVLSDLKHRRTGDADYRKLSEKLAKGTAILFAVGAVSGTVLSFELGLLWPEFMGRYGEVIGLPFSLEGVAFFTEAIFLGIYLYGRERVSPGLHLFSGVMVAVSGAASAFFVTLVNTFMNNPSGFTPTPSGPTDVQPLVAMFSPGWQYQTAHVLLSCYQASAFAMAGIHAFILLKHPGAGFHKKALSIALPLACVTALAQPLVGDLSAKHVAREQPVKLAAMEAHFHTEAGAPLKVGGWPDVETGTVPGAIDLPKGLSILAFADPDAVVKGLEEFPRDTWPPVPKVHMAFQVMVGTGSLMALLALATLWRRWRGREWPHGKAMMRAWLWAGPLGLVALEAGWLVTEWGRQPWIVRDVMRTGEAVTPVPHLAAPFFTFTAVYLFLGVTVLFVLWRQVAGTLPGSKTPGAPADGEVSHAH; encoded by the coding sequence ATGACGGACCTGCTCTATGCGCGCGCGCAGATGGGGCTCTCGCTCGCGTTCCACATCGTGTTCGCGGCGGCCGGCGTGGCGTTGCCGGTGTTGATGGTGTTGAGCGACCTGAAGCACCGGCGCACGGGGGACGCGGACTACCGGAAGCTCAGCGAGAAGCTGGCCAAGGGCACCGCCATCCTGTTCGCGGTGGGCGCGGTGAGCGGGACGGTGCTCTCGTTCGAGCTGGGCCTGCTGTGGCCGGAGTTCATGGGTCGCTACGGCGAAGTGATTGGCCTGCCCTTCAGCCTGGAGGGCGTGGCCTTCTTCACCGAGGCCATCTTCCTGGGCATCTACCTGTACGGCCGCGAGCGCGTGTCGCCGGGCCTGCACCTCTTCAGCGGCGTGATGGTGGCGGTGAGCGGCGCGGCGAGCGCGTTCTTCGTCACGCTGGTGAACACGTTCATGAACAACCCGTCCGGCTTCACGCCCACGCCGTCGGGGCCCACGGACGTGCAGCCGCTGGTGGCCATGTTCAGCCCCGGCTGGCAGTACCAGACGGCCCACGTGCTGCTGTCCTGCTATCAGGCCAGCGCGTTCGCGATGGCGGGCATCCACGCCTTCATCCTGCTGAAGCACCCCGGCGCTGGGTTCCACAAGAAGGCGCTGTCCATCGCGCTGCCGCTCGCGTGCGTCACCGCGCTCGCGCAACCGCTGGTGGGGGATTTGTCCGCGAAGCACGTGGCGCGCGAGCAGCCGGTGAAGCTGGCCGCGATGGAGGCGCACTTCCACACGGAGGCGGGTGCGCCCCTGAAGGTAGGCGGATGGCCGGACGTGGAGACGGGCACGGTGCCGGGCGCCATCGACCTGCCAAAGGGACTCTCCATCCTGGCGTTCGCGGATCCCGACGCGGTGGTGAAGGGGCTGGAGGAGTTCCCCCGCGACACCTGGCCGCCGGTGCCCAAGGTCCACATGGCCTTCCAGGTGATGGTGGGCACGGGCAGCCTGATGGCGCTGCTCGCGCTGGCCACGCTGTGGCGCAGGTGGCGGGGCCGCGAGTGGCCGCACGGCAAGGCGATGATGCGCGCGTGGCTCTGGGCAGGACCGCTGGGGCTGGTGGCGCTGGAGGCGGGGTGGCTCGTCACGGAGTGGGGCCGGCAACCGTGGATCGTCCGGGACGTGATGCGCACGGGCGAGGCGGTGACGCCGGTGCCGCACCTGGCCGCGCCGTTCTTCACCTTCACGGCGGTGTACCTGTTCCTCGGGGTGACGGTGCTCTTCGTGCTCTGGCGGCAGGTGGCGGGCACGCTGCCCGGGTCCAAGACGCCCGGCGCGCCCGCGGATGGCGAGGTGTCCCATGCCCATTGA
- a CDS encoding SAM-dependent methyltransferase: protein MKSSPAFLLAPPLPTQEAEDPWPFAAHGCVRSRDDVTLASLPRAHYRSALEIGGAIGLLTEKLQARCDALLSLETSDSAQARAIHRCRHLSHVRFQRMNVPERYPEQTFDLTLVSGRGAYWSLPELALAQQRILEHLEPGGHLVLVHWTGQTRDMRGSGHEVHDSFRRLTPRRLRHLRGEMEGTWRLDIFERL from the coding sequence ATGAAATCTTCACCTGCCTTCCTGCTGGCCCCTCCCCTCCCGACTCAAGAAGCCGAAGACCCGTGGCCCTTCGCCGCGCACGGCTGCGTGCGCAGCCGCGATGACGTCACCCTGGCATCGCTTCCCCGCGCGCACTACCGCTCCGCCCTGGAGATTGGCGGCGCCATCGGCCTGCTCACGGAGAAGCTCCAGGCGCGCTGTGACGCCCTGCTCTCCCTGGAGACCTCCGACTCCGCCCAGGCCCGCGCCATCCACCGCTGCCGCCACCTGTCGCACGTGCGCTTCCAGCGGATGAACGTGCCGGAGCGCTACCCCGAGCAGACCTTCGACCTCACCCTCGTATCCGGGCGCGGCGCATACTGGAGCCTCCCGGAGCTGGCCCTCGCGCAGCAGCGCATCCTGGAGCACCTGGAGCCCGGCGGGCACCTGGTCCTCGTGCACTGGACCGGCCAGACGCGCGACATGCGCGGCAGCGGCCACGAGGTCCACGACTCCTTCCGCCGGCTCACCCCCAGGCGCCTGCGCCATCTGCGCGGCGAGATGGAGGGCACCTGGCGCCTGGACATCTTCGAACGGCTTTGA
- a CDS encoding ADP-ribosylglycohydrolase family protein — MPLTPADRQDRFHAAFLGLAIGDALGFPLRGIPPASLARLPGLAEDFAPRPRGKFAKGQFSDDTQLLLAAAESVIREGKVDGRSAALHLAWLWQEGIILQPPRSLSESLQRLASGTPWMSAGAPLGTRCPSVLSRALVVGLFESGQRARLPHDAGVLTVITHKDPVCAAAAAAFAQAVALGMEQEALTPAAFCEALALSAAVHDKNLAEEIRHLPRLLTWDTQRALNQLRKVGVPPSELKGVDGLPCHVVPVLLTSLYATLKVPHDFREAVVLTLRCGGEADVAAALTGALLGAHLGTRAIPARLRKQVLYAENLLDTADRLFRARQVRETLATAIAHQKSRR; from the coding sequence ATGCCGCTGACTCCCGCAGACCGCCAGGACCGTTTTCATGCGGCATTCCTGGGGCTCGCCATCGGGGATGCGCTCGGCTTTCCGCTGAGGGGCATCCCCCCGGCGAGCCTGGCGCGGCTGCCCGGCCTGGCGGAGGACTTCGCGCCCCGGCCGCGCGGCAAGTTCGCCAAGGGCCAGTTCAGCGACGACACGCAGCTGCTGCTCGCGGCCGCGGAGAGCGTCATCCGCGAGGGCAAGGTGGATGGCCGCAGCGCGGCGCTGCACCTGGCGTGGCTGTGGCAGGAGGGCATCATCCTCCAGCCGCCGCGCAGCCTGTCGGAATCGTTGCAGCGCCTTGCGAGCGGCACGCCGTGGATGAGCGCGGGCGCGCCCCTGGGCACCCGGTGCCCGTCGGTGCTCAGCCGCGCGCTGGTGGTGGGCCTCTTCGAAAGCGGTCAGCGCGCGCGTCTGCCGCACGACGCGGGTGTGCTCACCGTCATCACGCACAAGGACCCGGTCTGCGCCGCCGCCGCCGCCGCGTTCGCGCAGGCCGTGGCGCTGGGCATGGAGCAGGAGGCCCTCACCCCCGCGGCCTTCTGCGAGGCCCTGGCGCTGTCCGCCGCCGTGCACGACAAGAACCTGGCGGAGGAGATCCGCCACCTGCCGCGCCTGCTCACCTGGGACACCCAGCGCGCGCTCAACCAGCTGCGCAAGGTGGGCGTGCCCCCCAGCGAGCTGAAGGGCGTGGACGGCCTGCCGTGCCACGTGGTGCCGGTGCTGCTCACGTCGCTGTACGCGACGCTGAAGGTGCCGCACGACTTCCGCGAGGCCGTGGTCCTCACGCTGCGCTGTGGCGGCGAAGCGGACGTGGCCGCGGCCCTCACCGGCGCCCTGCTGGGCGCGCACCTGGGCACCCGCGCCATCCCGGCCCGCCTGCGCAAGCAGGTGCTGTACGCGGAGAACCTGCTGGACACCGCGGACCGCCTGTTCCGGGCCCGCCAGGTGCGCGAGACGCTGGCCACGGCCATCGCGCATCAGAAGAGCCGCCGCTAG
- a CDS encoding cytochrome d ubiquinol oxidase subunit II, protein MPIETTALGFAVAGTFVLYALLGGADFGGGVWDLLARGPRKAEQRALIARAIGPVWEVNHVWLIVGLVLLFSGFPRAFAALSVALHVPLTLLVLGIVFRGTAFTFRAYDTRGDAVERRWGVVFSVASVVAPLLLGMCVGAVASDAIRMQGHAVVSGFFASWLSPFALSVGVLTLGLFAFLAAVYLTHEAPTPELAEDFRRRALVTGGLLFPLALAALLLSREGAPRVWTGLLQTPFALALHVGTAMAALTAFALLWTRRFRAARVAAATQGGLIVLGWAVSQAPYLVYPNLTLQSAAAQPVVQRLLLVALGVGLVTVVPSLVLLFRVFGPRGQAPQAPQAPEVPTT, encoded by the coding sequence ATGCCCATTGAGACGACGGCGTTGGGGTTCGCGGTGGCGGGTACGTTCGTGCTGTACGCGCTCCTGGGCGGGGCGGACTTCGGCGGCGGGGTGTGGGACCTGCTGGCGCGCGGGCCTCGCAAGGCGGAGCAGCGCGCGCTCATCGCCCGCGCCATCGGCCCGGTGTGGGAGGTGAACCACGTCTGGCTCATCGTGGGGCTGGTGCTGCTCTTCAGCGGTTTCCCGCGCGCCTTCGCGGCGCTGAGCGTGGCGCTGCACGTGCCCCTGACGCTGCTGGTGCTGGGCATCGTGTTCCGGGGCACGGCGTTCACCTTCCGCGCCTACGACACGCGCGGGGACGCGGTGGAGCGCCGCTGGGGCGTGGTGTTCAGCGTGGCGAGCGTGGTGGCGCCGCTGCTGCTGGGCATGTGCGTGGGCGCGGTGGCCAGCGACGCCATCCGCATGCAGGGGCACGCGGTGGTGAGCGGCTTCTTCGCGTCGTGGCTGTCGCCCTTCGCGCTGTCCGTGGGCGTGCTGACGCTGGGCCTGTTCGCGTTCCTGGCGGCCGTGTACCTCACGCATGAAGCGCCGACGCCGGAGCTGGCGGAGGACTTCCGGCGCCGGGCGCTGGTGACAGGCGGGCTCCTGTTCCCGCTGGCCCTGGCCGCCCTGCTGCTGTCGCGCGAGGGCGCGCCCCGGGTGTGGACGGGCCTGCTACAGACGCCGTTCGCGCTGGCACTGCATGTGGGGACCGCGATGGCGGCGCTGACGGCGTTCGCGCTCCTGTGGACGCGGCGCTTCCGGGCCGCGCGGGTGGCGGCGGCCACGCAGGGCGGGCTCATCGTGCTGGGGTGGGCGGTGTCGCAGGCGCCGTACCTCGTCTATCCGAACCTGACGCTCCAGAGCGCCGCGGCGCAGCCGGTGGTGCAGCGGCTGCTCCTGGTGGCGCTTGGAGTGGGCCTGGTGACGGTGGTGCCGTCGCTGGTGCTGCTGTTCCGCGTCTTCGGTCCCCGGGGCCAGGCTCCCCAGGCTCCCCAGGCTCCGGAGGTGCCTACGACTTGA
- a CDS encoding GTPase produces the protein MDDTRLPDPEALRPLLTDALSLPALQPHGPRLERLLEDYARGVARKDAPLVVALVGATGAGKSTLLNALSGQSLSREGVDRPTSTVSTLFAPEGTPTDELARTGARVVRYTPGPQGLWSGQVFIDTPDLNSVATAHRDVARAALDKADVALVVMHRGSVAEATQVEFLAEFARRRALVFILNFADELSAESRDALKSQVRRVATQHYGLAAEDVPVFAISARAAKDGQDVSGEFGPLLFHLRGLATQAVAARVRHTNALGALEELASTVQTALNDTDALLAKTRTALDAGLARAAESLQADFDARLSLAHGHLASEVRRQAAGRFWGPAAWGLRLSLWGASGMGVGALVARRSLPAGLAVAAASTVVDAVRDRTRARAAEVAVVEPFEDDFLAESAARTALAEARSVARTQGLEAERLGVPDVEVMLAELRVARAGAWRYTASTAVAEAVARWWRTARWLVLPLINLPLLALLGHVGYRVVRGYVEGPLLPLEYFLNAGAFFGLLAGAGALLASASLVGAARHAGRAGRSRFVEALAALGRRLGEAVDDGLGTGRQAARRILERIRAVG, from the coding sequence GTGGACGACACCCGCCTTCCCGACCCCGAAGCCCTCCGCCCGCTGCTCACCGACGCCCTGTCGCTTCCCGCGCTCCAGCCACATGGCCCACGCCTGGAGCGGCTGCTGGAGGACTACGCGCGGGGCGTGGCCCGGAAGGACGCGCCGCTCGTCGTCGCGCTCGTGGGCGCCACCGGCGCGGGCAAGTCCACCCTGCTCAACGCCCTCTCCGGCCAGTCCCTGTCCCGTGAAGGTGTGGACCGCCCCACCAGCACCGTCTCCACCCTCTTCGCGCCGGAGGGCACGCCCACGGACGAGCTGGCCCGCACCGGCGCGCGCGTCGTGCGCTACACGCCCGGCCCGCAGGGGCTGTGGAGCGGGCAGGTGTTCATCGACACGCCGGACCTCAACAGCGTGGCCACGGCGCACCGCGATGTCGCGCGCGCCGCGCTGGACAAGGCGGACGTGGCGCTCGTCGTCATGCACCGGGGCAGCGTCGCGGAGGCCACCCAGGTGGAGTTCCTCGCCGAGTTCGCCCGCCGCCGCGCGCTCGTCTTCATCCTCAACTTCGCGGACGAGCTCTCCGCCGAATCCCGCGACGCGCTGAAGTCCCAGGTCCGCCGCGTGGCCACGCAGCACTACGGCCTGGCCGCGGAGGACGTCCCCGTCTTCGCCATCAGCGCGCGCGCCGCGAAGGACGGTCAGGACGTCTCCGGGGAGTTCGGCCCGCTCCTCTTCCACCTGCGGGGGCTGGCCACCCAGGCCGTCGCCGCGCGCGTGCGCCACACCAACGCCCTGGGCGCGCTGGAGGAGCTCGCCTCCACCGTCCAGACGGCGCTCAACGACACGGACGCACTGCTCGCGAAGACGCGCACCGCGCTGGACGCGGGGCTCGCGCGCGCGGCGGAGTCGCTCCAGGCGGACTTCGACGCGCGGCTGTCCCTGGCCCACGGGCACCTGGCGTCGGAGGTGCGCCGTCAGGCCGCGGGCCGCTTCTGGGGCCCGGCCGCGTGGGGGCTGCGGCTGTCATTGTGGGGCGCGTCCGGCATGGGCGTGGGTGCGCTCGTCGCGCGCCGCAGCCTGCCCGCGGGGCTCGCGGTGGCGGCGGCCTCCACGGTGGTGGACGCGGTGAGGGACCGCACCCGCGCTCGCGCCGCGGAGGTGGCCGTGGTGGAGCCCTTCGAGGACGACTTCCTCGCGGAGTCCGCCGCGCGCACCGCCCTGGCAGAGGCGCGCAGCGTGGCGCGCACGCAGGGGCTGGAGGCGGAGCGCCTGGGCGTGCCGGACGTGGAGGTGATGCTGGCGGAGCTGCGCGTGGCCCGCGCGGGCGCCTGGCGCTACACGGCCTCCACCGCCGTCGCGGAGGCCGTGGCCCGCTGGTGGCGCACGGCCCGGTGGCTGGTGTTGCCGCTCATCAACCTGCCCCTGCTGGCGCTGCTGGGGCACGTGGGGTACCGCGTGGTGCGCGGATACGTCGAAGGCCCCCTGTTGCCGTTGGAGTACTTCCTCAACGCGGGGGCCTTCTTCGGGTTGCTCGCGGGCGCCGGAGCGCTGCTCGCGTCAGCGAGTCTCGTCGGAGCCGCTCGCCATGCGGGGAGAGCGGGCCGGAGCCGGTTTGTCGAGGCCCTCGCCGCCCTGGGCAGGAGGCTGGGAGAGGCCGTCGATGATGGCCTTGGCACCGGGCGGCAGGCCGCGCGACGCATCCTGGAGCGGATTCGCGCTGTCGGGTGA
- a CDS encoding glucose-6-phosphate isomerase, with amino-acid sequence MTERELWERYQRHLCVVPSVGLTLDISRMNFGADFLDGMRSRMDAAFQAMDALEKGAVANPDEKRRVGHYWLRAPELAPEAELKTAITDMQAQVAAFAKDVHAGKVKPAKAAKFTQVLIVGIGGSALGPQLVADALGSGRDAMQVHFLDNTDPDGMDRVLNGLGERLAETLTVVISKSGGTKETRNGMLEAEAAYKQRGLDFGAHAVAVTGDGSELDNYAKGHKWLRTFPMWDWVGGRTSVMSAVGLLPAWLQGLDVDGFLAGAKDMDAATRVHDAAANPAALLALMWFHAGGGKGQKDMVILPYKDRLMLMSKYLQQLVMESLGKELSLDGKVVNQGIAVYGNKGSTDQHAYVQQLREGVNNFFVTFVEVLKDRDGKSLAVEGENTSGDYLLGFLLGTRRALFEKGRESMTLTVPDVSARTVGALIALYERAVGLYASLVNINAYHQPGVEAGKKAAGRVLELQGKLLSKLKAAKAEARSADQLAQDIGAADEVETVFKLLQHLSANGDHGVKRSGGARPAEARFQSV; translated from the coding sequence ATGACGGAGCGCGAGTTGTGGGAGCGGTACCAGCGGCACCTGTGCGTCGTCCCCTCCGTGGGGCTCACGCTGGACATCTCCCGCATGAACTTCGGCGCGGACTTCCTGGACGGGATGCGCTCGCGCATGGACGCGGCGTTTCAGGCCATGGACGCCCTGGAGAAGGGCGCCGTCGCCAATCCGGATGAGAAGCGCCGCGTGGGCCACTACTGGCTGCGCGCCCCGGAGCTGGCGCCGGAGGCGGAGCTGAAGACGGCCATCACGGACATGCAGGCCCAGGTGGCCGCGTTCGCGAAGGACGTGCACGCGGGCAAGGTGAAGCCCGCGAAGGCGGCGAAGTTCACGCAGGTGCTGATTGTCGGCATCGGCGGTTCGGCGCTGGGTCCGCAGTTGGTGGCGGACGCGCTGGGCAGCGGCCGGGACGCCATGCAGGTGCACTTCCTGGACAACACGGACCCGGACGGAATGGACCGGGTGCTCAACGGCCTGGGCGAGCGGCTGGCGGAGACGCTCACCGTGGTCATCAGCAAGTCCGGCGGCACCAAGGAGACGCGCAACGGCATGCTGGAGGCGGAGGCCGCCTACAAGCAGCGCGGCCTGGACTTCGGCGCGCACGCGGTGGCGGTGACGGGCGACGGCAGCGAATTGGATAACTACGCCAAGGGCCACAAGTGGCTGCGCACCTTCCCCATGTGGGACTGGGTTGGCGGGCGCACGTCGGTGATGTCGGCGGTGGGGCTGCTGCCGGCCTGGTTGCAGGGGCTGGACGTGGACGGCTTCCTCGCGGGCGCGAAGGACATGGACGCGGCGACGCGCGTGCATGACGCGGCGGCGAACCCGGCGGCGCTGCTCGCGCTGATGTGGTTCCACGCGGGCGGCGGCAAGGGCCAGAAGGACATGGTCATCCTGCCGTACAAGGACCGGCTGATGCTGATGTCCAAGTACCTCCAGCAGCTGGTGATGGAGTCCCTGGGCAAGGAGCTGTCGCTGGACGGCAAGGTCGTGAACCAGGGCATCGCGGTCTACGGCAACAAGGGCTCCACGGATCAGCACGCCTACGTGCAGCAACTGCGCGAGGGCGTGAACAACTTCTTCGTCACCTTCGTGGAGGTGCTGAAGGACCGGGACGGCAAGTCCCTGGCGGTGGAGGGTGAGAACACCAGCGGCGACTACCTGCTGGGGTTCCTGCTGGGCACGCGCCGAGCGCTGTTCGAGAAGGGCCGCGAGTCGATGACGCTCACCGTGCCGGACGTGAGCGCGCGCACCGTGGGAGCGCTGATTGCGTTGTACGAGCGCGCGGTGGGCCTCTACGCGAGCCTGGTGAACATCAATGCCTATCACCAGCCGGGCGTGGAGGCGGGCAAGAAGGCCGCGGGGCGCGTGCTGGAGCTGCAGGGCAAGCTGCTCTCGAAGCTGAAGGCAGCGAAGGCGGAGGCGCGGTCCGCGGATCAGCTGGCGCAGGACATTGGCGCCGCGGATGAGGTGGAGACGGTGTTCAAGCTGCTGCAGCACCTGTCCGCGAACGGCGACCACGGCGTGAAGCGCTCGGGTGGCGCGCGTCCGGCGGAGGCCCGCTTCCAGTCCGTGTGA
- a CDS encoding TetR/AcrR family transcriptional regulator produces the protein MPPKSAPRKVEAPVRRTQAERRESTRRKLLDATIEALVEQGYARLTTVEVAKRAGVSQGALFTHFETKEELLAVAVEHLFPRLIQDFLAGVGARPSGKDRVGAAVDMLWTAYQRPELQAAIELYVAARTVPELQKALAVVDGPHRQNMHRVARELFPDVAATHPDFDGVVELALDAVQGAAVGGAARPADPAHRRMLDTLARFMRVAFAPKD, from the coding sequence ATGCCCCCGAAGTCCGCCCCCAGGAAGGTCGAGGCGCCAGTGCGCCGCACGCAGGCGGAGCGCCGCGAGTCGACGCGCCGCAAGCTGCTGGACGCCACCATCGAGGCGCTGGTGGAGCAGGGCTATGCGCGGCTGACGACGGTGGAGGTGGCGAAGCGGGCGGGGGTGTCGCAGGGGGCGCTCTTCACGCACTTCGAAACGAAGGAGGAGCTGCTCGCGGTGGCGGTGGAGCACCTCTTCCCCCGGCTCATCCAGGACTTCCTCGCGGGCGTGGGAGCGCGTCCGTCCGGAAAGGACCGGGTGGGGGCGGCGGTGGACATGCTGTGGACCGCCTACCAGCGGCCGGAGCTGCAGGCCGCCATCGAGCTCTACGTCGCGGCGCGCACCGTGCCGGAGCTGCAGAAGGCGCTGGCGGTGGTGGACGGGCCGCACCGCCAGAACATGCACCGCGTGGCGCGCGAGCTGTTCCCGGACGTGGCCGCCACGCATCCGGACTTCGACGGGGTGGTGGAGCTGGCGCTGGACGCGGTGCAGGGCGCGGCGGTGGGCGGCGCGGCGCGCCCGGCAGACCCCGCGCACCGCCGCATGTTGGACACGCTGGCGCGCTTCATGCGCGTCGCGTTCGCACCCAAGGATTGA
- a CDS encoding phage holin family protein, with translation MDLESERLERSQLETLSTPELIRHALSETRLLVKAEVMHAKKELKQELQAAKLAGIFLGAGAVLALTSLAVLFVALGLALPLGAAVGVLIVGAVLLAVAGLLLFLGTKRIPKKPLVHTQERLKTDLQMTRETLQ, from the coding sequence GTGGACCTCGAATCAGAACGCCTGGAGCGCAGCCAACTGGAGACGCTCTCCACCCCCGAACTCATCCGGCACGCGCTGTCGGAGACCCGCCTGTTGGTGAAGGCGGAGGTGATGCACGCCAAGAAGGAGCTGAAGCAGGAGCTGCAGGCGGCCAAGCTGGCGGGCATCTTCCTGGGCGCCGGAGCCGTGCTGGCCCTCACGTCACTGGCGGTGCTTTTCGTCGCGCTGGGCCTGGCGCTGCCCCTGGGGGCCGCCGTGGGCGTGCTCATCGTGGGCGCGGTGCTGCTGGCCGTGGCCGGCCTCCTCCTGTTCCTGGGCACGAAGCGGATCCCCAAGAAGCCGCTGGTCCACACCCAGGAGCGCTTGAAGACGGACCTTCAAATGACCCGGGAGACGCTGCAATGA
- a CDS encoding SDR family NAD(P)-dependent oxidoreductase: MELGITGKTALVTGSSRGIGRAIAMVLSREGARVCVCARNPEPLEVLAKELRSEGAQVATVVTDVATQEGAYLAVDSAVRAFGSMDILVNNVGGSGGAGAFDAASTQQWNDVIQRNLMSAVWCSQRAVPLMRQCGGGSIVHISSIFGREYATSAPYSAAKAGLIALTKEMAVDLASHRVRVNAVAPGSIFFPGGSWDRRNQHDPEAVSKMVREQIPWGRFGTPEEVADVVAFLCSERAKWVTGSTVPVDGGQGRAY, encoded by the coding sequence ATGGAACTGGGAATCACGGGAAAGACGGCGCTCGTCACCGGCAGCAGCCGGGGCATCGGGCGGGCCATCGCCATGGTGCTGTCGCGGGAAGGCGCCCGGGTGTGCGTGTGCGCGCGCAATCCGGAGCCGCTGGAGGTCCTCGCGAAGGAGCTGCGCTCCGAGGGCGCCCAGGTGGCGACGGTGGTCACGGACGTGGCCACGCAGGAGGGCGCGTACCTGGCGGTGGACTCCGCGGTGCGCGCCTTCGGTTCAATGGACATCCTGGTGAACAACGTGGGCGGCAGCGGCGGCGCGGGCGCCTTCGACGCGGCCAGCACCCAGCAGTGGAACGACGTCATCCAGCGCAACCTGATGTCCGCCGTGTGGTGCAGCCAGCGCGCGGTGCCGCTGATGCGCCAGTGCGGCGGCGGCAGCATCGTGCACATCAGCTCCATCTTCGGCCGCGAGTACGCCACCAGCGCGCCCTACAGCGCGGCCAAGGCGGGCCTCATCGCGCTCACCAAGGAGATGGCCGTGGACCTGGCGTCCCACCGCGTCCGCGTCAACGCCGTGGCCCCGGGCTCCATCTTCTTCCCTGGCGGCAGCTGGGACCGGCGCAATCAGCACGACCCGGAGGCGGTGTCCAAGATGGTGCGCGAGCAGATTCCCTGGGGCCGCTTCGGCACGCCCGAGGAGGTGGCGGACGTGGTCGCCTTCCTCTGCTCGGAGCGGGCGAAGTGGGTGACGGGCTCCACCGTCCCCGTGGACGGAGGCCAGGGCCGTGCCTACTGA